GCTTCTTGCGGCAGTAGTGCACATAGGTGTCGACGACGGTCTCGGATTCGGCGTCGTCGAACACCCGGTCGAGCAGGTCCGACCGGCTGAAGACCACTTCCGGCCGGGCCGCGAGCAGACCGAGCAGGGCCGCTTCGCGTTCGGACAACTCGACCTCGTCGCCGCGGGTTCGCCGTACGGTCCGGCTCGCCAGGTCGAGCGAGCCGCCAGGCACCGGCAACGTATGGGCCCGGTCCGGATGCCGGCGCAGCAGGGCGCGGAGACGGGCGAGCAACTCGCTGATCTCGAAGGGTTTGGCGAGGTAGTCCTCGGCTCCCGCGTCCAGGCCGTCCACGCGGTCCTGCGTCGTACCTCGTGCGGACAGCACCAGCATCGGGGTCGTCACGCCCTGGCCGCGCAGCCGGGAGATCAGGTCGAGTCCGTCGATCGCCGGCAGGCCGCGATCCAGGACCATCACCTCGAACGACCGGGTCAGCGCGAGATGCAGGCCCCGCTGACCATCGGAGGCGATGCTGACCTGGTAGCCCTCGCCGGCCAGAACCCGCTGGAGCAAGGCCGCCAGGTCCTGGTCGTCCTCGACGAGCAGCAGCCGGGTCATCGGGGCCATCCTTCGGTCGTCAGCAAGCTCGAGTCCGCGGCCACAGCCAGCCCGTGGTACCGGTCGGTGTGTTCAACGACCTCGAGACTGCCGGCGACGAAGGCCGCGGTGGCCAGCACATCGGCAGTCTCCAGCGAGGGTCCGATCACGCTGACCGACAGCCAGTCACTCGCCGTCGGCCGGCCTGTTCTCGGGTCGTACAGATGGGCGCCACGTGCGGCCGTTCCGCTGGTCGCGACGGCTCCGGACAGGCAGCGCACCGACGTACTCAGTCCCGCCGGGTCCAGTGGGTCCTGGATGCCTACGACGAACGGTTCCCCGCTCGGACAGCTGACCACCACGTCGCCGCCGGCGTTGAGACACCAGTCGAGGTCACCGACCGCGCTGAGCAGCCGGGCCGCACGCTCGGTGGCCCACCCCTTGACCAGGCCGGACGGATCCCAGGTGCCGTCCGGTCTGGTGGCATCGAAGAGGCCGCCGGTCAGCTCGGCGGCGCGCAGACAGCGAGTGGCCACTTCGCGAACCAGCGGCGTTGCCTCACTCCAGGCGAGCTCACCGCGGCCGAGCCTGCTGACCTCACTGTCGTCGCGGTACGGCGAGAAGACGCGGTCGACCTCACGGAGTTCGGCATACACCGCATGCACCGCGTCGTCGGCAGCCGCCGAACCTGCCGTCACACCACGAGCGAGCACGCTGACGGGCAATCCCATCACCTGCTCGACCCAGCTCCGCCTACCCACTACGGGAACCCCACGCGCCCAGTCTGACTCATTGTTGCTGAAGACAAGCTGAGACGGGTCCGAAGCAGGCCACGGCAAGAACTGAGACCTCGGCGAAGGGGGCCGATGGCCCGCTCTGGTCGTCCTCTGACAGGCGCGGGCGTTCGCCGCCCGCCCAGTGGCCGACCGTCCCTCCAGGAGGGGCCGTTCGGGAGCGTCTTCAGGGTCTCTTGGCACTGCAGCTGCTGCACGTACCGCCGCGACGATTGAGGCAACAACCAGTCACACTCGGAGAAGGAAGCCATCATGTCGACCACCGGCCATCGGCCCACCACCACTCGCGACGACTCGGTTGTCGCCCGTACCAGCACCCGGCCGTCGTGGAGTGGTACCGCGGCGAGCCGTGCGCTCGCAGTACTGCGGATCGTCTACGGCCTCACGTTCTTGTGGGCCTTCGTGGACAAGGTTTTCGGGTTCGGCTACGCCACCAAGTCCGGCAAGGGCTGGATCGACGGCGGCGACCCGACCGCGGGATTCCTCGGCAAAGGCGCCAAAGGCCCGTTCGAGAGCTTCTACCACTCGCTGGTCGGAGACTTCTGGGTCAGCCCGCTGTTCATGATCGCCCTGGCCGGTATCGGCCTGGCCCTCACCCTCGGCATCGGCATGCGCATCGCCGCCGTGTCCGGAACCATCCTCTACGTGATGATGTGGAGCGCCGTCCTGCCTCCGGAGAACAACCCGGTCCTCGACGACCACATCGTCGGCGCCATCACGCTGATCGCTCTCGCGCTGGTTGCCGCTGGCAACGTGTGGGGCTTCGGCAAGCAGTGGGCGCGGCTCCCGATCGTCGAGCGCTACCCCTGGCTGCGGTAATCAACCGCGAACCGTCCGGCCGCGGTCACCTGAAGAGGGTGACCGCGGCCGACTGCCGTCTGCCCGGACAAGCCGGGTTGTGCCATCAGTCCCTTCGATATGGGCCGGGTGGCCCTGCGGGGTCTGGGGGGTCGCCGAGCATGCTGGACACAGCCAAGAGGAGGCAGTGGGATGAGTAGCTGGACACGGACGGGGCCGGTTGTGGTGGAGGTCGACGGCAGCGCTGATGGGCTGCGGGTTGTCGGGTATGCCGGTGAGGTGGCTGTTCGTGCTGGAGTTGAGTTGGTGCTGGTCGCGGCGTATCACGGCTATTCGTCGTACTCGGCGATGGTGCCGGTCTATGCCCCGCAGGTCCCGGCGGTAGCGGCGGAGGAGATGTTGGCGGAGGCGGTCGGGTTCGTGCGGCGGCAGTTCGGTGAGGAGTTGAAGGTCAGCACGGTGGCGCGGGAGGGTTCGCGGTTGAAGGTGCTGCAGCGGGCGGCGCGTGATGCGCGGGTTGTGGTGGTTGCGCGTGAGCACGCCAGTGGCCCGGCCGGCATCGTGTCCGCGCAGGGCAACCTGGCGGTGGCCGGACGTGCCGGGTGTCCGGTGATCGTGGTGGCGCCTGGCTGGCGGCCGGCCACGGCGGAATACGGCGTGGTGGTCGGTATCGACGGTACGCCGTTGTCGCTGGAGGCGGTCGAGTTCGCGTTCCGGACTGCCGCGGATCGGGGCCGTGAGCTGACGGTGGTGCACTCCCATCATGTTCCGTACCGCCGGCTTGCTGCGGATGACGGTACGTGGCAGGAGCGGGCCGCGTTGACGGTTTCGGAGACGCTGGCGGGCTGGGATGAGGAGTATCCGCAGGTCAAGGTGACCAGGCTGCTGACCACGCGTCCTGTTGTCGCCACGCTGGCGCGGGAAAGTCAGCACGCTGATCTGGTCGTGGTCGGCGCTCACACCGGTCCGTTGCCGATCGGGGACCCGGTCGCCCGCCGCACGATCGCGGAAATGACCTGCCCGGTCGCCATCGTCGCCCACCACGTCACATCGGCCGAACGCGACCGTCGACGCCGCGAAATCCCTGCCCCCTCCGACATCATCGCCACTACCTACTGAGAGCCCGCCCGATCGCCGGCGGAAGGCTTGAGTCCGTCCATCAGAAGGTTGAGCAGCCGAGTCGCCATCGCTTTGTGCTCGGATGTGCCGGCCACGGTGAAGATGCCGATGAGAGCGGCGGCGATGTCTTCGGCGGGGACGTCGGCGCGCAGTTCGCCGCTCGTCCGGCCGGCTTC
The Kribbella voronezhensis DNA segment above includes these coding regions:
- a CDS encoding response regulator transcription factor, with translation MTRLLLVEDDQDLAALLQRVLAGEGYQVSIASDGQRGLHLALTRSFEVMVLDRGLPAIDGLDLISRLRGQGVTTPMLVLSARGTTQDRVDGLDAGAEDYLAKPFEISELLARLRALLRRHPDRAHTLPVPGGSLDLASRTVRRTRGDEVELSEREAALLGLLAARPEVVFSRSDLLDRVFDDAESETVVDTYVHYCRKKLGHGVISTVRGLGYRLGRIS
- a CDS encoding FAD:protein FMN transferase, whose product is MGRRSWVEQVMGLPVSVLARGVTAGSAAADDAVHAVYAELREVDRVFSPYRDDSEVSRLGRGELAWSEATPLVREVATRCLRAAELTGGLFDATRPDGTWDPSGLVKGWATERAARLLSAVGDLDWCLNAGGDVVVSCPSGEPFVVGIQDPLDPAGLSTSVRCLSGAVATSGTAARGAHLYDPRTGRPTASDWLSVSVIGPSLETADVLATAAFVAGSLEVVEHTDRYHGLAVAADSSLLTTEGWPR
- a CDS encoding universal stress protein, producing MSSWTRTGPVVVEVDGSADGLRVVGYAGEVAVRAGVELVLVAAYHGYSSYSAMVPVYAPQVPAVAAEEMLAEAVGFVRRQFGEELKVSTVAREGSRLKVLQRAARDARVVVVAREHASGPAGIVSAQGNLAVAGRAGCPVIVVAPGWRPATAEYGVVVGIDGTPLSLEAVEFAFRTAADRGRELTVVHSHHVPYRRLAADDGTWQERAALTVSETLAGWDEEYPQVKVTRLLTTRPVVATLARESQHADLVVVGAHTGPLPIGDPVARRTIAEMTCPVAIVAHHVTSAERDRRRREIPAPSDIIATTY